Below is a genomic region from Streptomyces sp. NBC_00461.
GGCACCGAACTGCGCGCCGTCCTGTGGCAGGCGCTCGCCCGCCTCCCCGAACTCCAGCGCACCATGCTGGTCCTGCGCTACTACGAGGGCCGCACGGACCCGGAGATCGCGGAGATCCTCGACATCAGCGTCGGCACGGTGAAGTCCAGCATCTGGCGGTCGCTCCGCCGGCTGCGCGAGGACGAGGTCCTCAGCTTCGGCCGTGACGAGGAGGACGCCTTCGGGGAGCTCGTCGCCTGAGGGTTGGGGGGGGAAGCAGGTAACGGGGGAAGCACGGGGAGCGGTAACCGGGGGGCCGACGGGGGAACGGGGGCCCGACGGGATCTGGGGGAAGCACCACGGGGGGAACGGGGGAGCGGGACTGGAGGGCCGGGGGGTCCGTCCAGTCCCGCTTTCTCGTGTGCGCTCAGCCGGCCGGCGTCGCCGCCGGACGCCGGCCCACCGCGGCCGCGGCCAGCCGGCCCAGCGCCTCGTCACGGTCGCAGGCGTACGCGCCGAGGGCGGTCTGGCGGGCGATGATCGAGCGTTCCTGGCGCATCAGGCGCCAGCCGCGGCGGAGCAGGAACGGGACCGACTTGCGGCCCTCCTTGAGGTCGCGCAGGAAGCGACGGCGGAAGGTGCGGACCGGGCCGCGGTTCAGGCACAGCGCGTCGGCCAGCAGCCCCAACTCCCGGCAGCGCTCGACTATCTCGGCCGCGAAGATGCCCTCCGCGATGAACAGCGGGGTGCGCCCGATGTCGACGCTCTCCTCGCCGGTGCGGGCGCTGAGCGAGATGTCGTACACGGGGATGTTGGTACGGCCCGTGCGGCACAGCCGGGCGATCGCGGTGACGGCCGTTTCGGTGTCCCAGGAGTCCGGGTGGTCCCAGTCGATGTCGGAGCTTCCCGCCACCAGCGGCAGCGTCGGGTCCTCGGCCTCCTTGTAGAAGTCGTCGAGGCGCAGCACGGGGAGGCCGGAGCGGGCGGCGACCAGGGACTTGCCCGAGCCCGAGGGGCCGCAGAGCAGCACGACGCGGGCGGGGGAGGGGAGATGGATGCTCACGGGACACCAGTTTGACGTATTCCGTACGCCCTGCCGACCCCGCGGGTCGTCTTTGGAGCGCGCGTCACACCTCAACTACCCTTCGTGTCGAACTGATTACTCTGTGAACTCGAAGGTGGCTTCAGCAATGGCACGACACACCTCCCCCCTCAACTCCACGGCCACGCGCGCCCTGATCGCCCTCGCGACCGCCTCCGCGGCGCTGGGTGCGGGTGCGGCGACGGCGTCCGCGGACTCCGCCGCGGCCCTGAAGGTGCCCGTGTCGCCGGCCGCGATCAACAAGATCGCCGCCGCCCCGCAGGCCGCCCCGGTGAAGGACATCGGGGGTGACCTCGCGATCCTCAGGGGCGCCGGTGACCCGCACAACAAGGGCGTCGACATCCCGCTGTCCGGGATCACCGGCCCGATCACCCAGACCGGTCCGATCGGCGCCGTCCCGGCGCTGGAGGGGTTCGCGGGGATGCTGGGCGGCGGAGGCCTTTCCTGAGGCCGAGGCGCACGCAAGAGAGCCGCGTCTTCCCCGGACGGTGGGAGGACGCGACTCTCGGTCTGCGGGGGCTGTCGTCAGTACGACGAGCCGGACGCGCCCAGCGAACCCGTCGGGTGCCAGACGGTCTTCGTCTCCAGGAACGCCGTCATGCGGTCGATGCCGGGAGTCGCCGTCCAGTCGTCCACAGGCTGTGGACGAAGAACGCGCTTCAGGTTGTCCGCCGCCGCGATCTCCAGTTCCTTCGCCAGGCCGTCGTCGGTGTCGGCGCCCGCCAGGTCGATCGCGTTGACGTCCTGGTGCGCGGCGAGCGGCGCGGCGATCTCCGCCGTACGGCCCGACAGCACGTTGACCACACCGCCGGGCAGGTCGGACGTGGCGAGCACCTCGCCCAGCGACAGCGCCGGGAGCGGGGACCTCTCGCTCGCGATCACGATCGCCGTGTTACCGGTGGCGATCACCGGGGCGAGGACCGAGACCAGGCCCAGGAAGGACGACTTCTGGGGTGCGAGGACGGCGACGACGCCCGTCGGCTCCGGGG
It encodes:
- a CDS encoding uridine kinase family protein produces the protein MSIHLPSPARVVLLCGPSGSGKSLVAARSGLPVLRLDDFYKEAEDPTLPLVAGSSDIDWDHPDSWDTETAVTAIARLCRTGRTNIPVYDISLSARTGEESVDIGRTPLFIAEGIFAAEIVERCRELGLLADALCLNRGPVRTFRRRFLRDLKEGRKSVPFLLRRGWRLMRQERSIIARQTALGAYACDRDEALGRLAAAAVGRRPAATPAG
- a CDS encoding aldehyde dehydrogenase family protein, with the translated sequence MSEKSEQQRLSVFKTYKLYVGGKFPRSESGRVYEVTDSKDNWLANVPLSSRKDARDAVVAARKAFGAWSGATAYNRGQILYRIAEMLEGRREQFVREVADAEGLSPAKAKSNTAKAAALVDAAIDRWVWYAGWTDKIAQVVGGGNPVAGPFFNLSSPEPTGVVAVLAPQKSSFLGLVSVLAPVIATGNTAIVIASERSPLPALSLGEVLATSDLPGGVVNVLSGRTAEIAAPLAAHQDVNAIDLAGADTDDGLAKELEIAAADNLKRVLRPQPVDDWTATPGIDRMTAFLETKTVWHPTGSLGASGSSY